From a region of the Listeria monocytogenes ATCC 19117 genome:
- a CDS encoding TIM-barrel domain-containing protein yields MSKFTKLMQGYLHLIEGKNEKIKPILLETKPNFTTDSVLETASWLWLSSKINHYDREEVEPVIAFLVENWNRPEKSIWGSAENDIYLATISSVYSALLDVKNTFPKPELQQTITIIRDYCFDNLLKGDSILTGFNTRKVSTDQLLSVLPFGLFSPEDLVMVAAVGKMEQQLVQDDGVLPYSGAPRVNSFATALMALYFLEKSDQDKALHYLNMAMKMEDNDELGAIFIEINQAFRAMESEVTAHISHDPFGHENRYEQQLTERTPHYPETEMHFSAACEVISEVEPIQVELVLKEKDWTILCEKKEKNDVQIWEALVPPLEEVGEYTYYFRATMKDQTTLTSDDYTVEPIWKHWSEEAAVCETEQGLMVLFKENPSSIIPVEFTAKSDELVIGLKPSFEASNVKTKSSGQLKKDDLEIIVSNNPVRLEVHFKGKLILESHKIYPALQWYTDKTGAINKVKLHLDAPKEEEYYGFGERYNALGQRGNVLDCFVYNQYRDQGTRTYIPMPFYHTNRDYSVFVDTARYTSFDLGNQLADKHTITVEINGCDTDICLLMGDIRSAVANYMKKTGKPAMVPVWALGPWMSSNNWDRESVVRTEVETTQELQIPSTVVVLEQWSDEATYYMFNDAEYDEKAPFEAYNYDEIRFPSWGRWPDPKGMVDYIHDNKMKLILWQIPIQKYLNRQQHPLKDREEAYMIEKGYVVKNPDGSPYRIPENWFTESLIMDFSNEEGKKWWFDKRQYLIDIGVDGFKTDGGEFVFGEGLQFADGRRGDEMRNLYPNDYVEAYYQFAQQNDGMTFSRAGYTGAQNFPAHWAGDERSTFDAFRRSLIAGLSAGFSGIPFWSFDFAGFNGDIPTAELFIRSAEMATFCPIMQYHAESKAEFNQDRTPWNIASRTGDDSVIPIYRHFANVRMNILPYIYNESLKCVETGLPMMRALLLDYKEDPRVSDMYDQYLFGEAMLIAPVIEDGVRSREVYLPEGTWYDFWNGTKVNGPTLRKCKADKEEIPVFIRGGKAVLCNVDATLKLGSWVGNTVEEYDTPLLKIYVDGDFTEEMTDHLSEKWLVKVTENADEVVVSVQTNTPAYEVEVIGTTKKVQIKKGR; encoded by the coding sequence ATGTCTAAATTCACAAAATTAATGCAGGGTTACTTGCATTTAATAGAAGGAAAAAACGAAAAAATCAAACCAATCCTGCTGGAAACAAAACCTAACTTTACAACTGATTCAGTCCTTGAAACCGCTTCTTGGCTATGGCTTAGCAGTAAAATCAATCATTATGATAGAGAAGAAGTAGAGCCAGTAATTGCATTTTTAGTTGAAAACTGGAATCGTCCTGAAAAGTCTATTTGGGGTTCAGCTGAAAATGATATTTATTTAGCAACTATTTCAAGTGTATACTCTGCATTATTAGATGTGAAAAACACTTTTCCAAAACCGGAGTTACAACAAACGATTACAATTATCCGCGACTATTGTTTTGATAATTTATTAAAAGGCGATAGCATTCTTACTGGTTTTAACACGCGGAAAGTGTCAACCGACCAGCTTTTATCCGTGCTTCCGTTTGGTCTATTTTCGCCTGAAGATCTTGTAATGGTGGCGGCTGTTGGCAAAATGGAACAACAATTAGTGCAAGATGATGGGGTATTGCCTTATTCAGGAGCACCAAGAGTTAATTCCTTTGCAACGGCTCTAATGGCGCTATATTTCTTAGAAAAAAGTGACCAAGATAAAGCTTTACACTATTTGAATATGGCAATGAAGATGGAAGATAATGACGAACTTGGCGCGATTTTTATTGAAATTAACCAAGCATTCCGGGCGATGGAAAGTGAAGTGACAGCGCATATTTCACACGATCCTTTTGGGCATGAAAATCGCTATGAGCAACAGTTAACTGAACGCACGCCACATTATCCCGAAACAGAAATGCATTTTTCGGCTGCGTGTGAAGTTATTTCTGAAGTCGAACCAATCCAAGTCGAACTCGTCTTAAAAGAGAAAGACTGGACCATTCTATGTGAGAAGAAAGAAAAAAATGATGTCCAAATCTGGGAAGCGCTCGTTCCACCGTTAGAAGAAGTTGGCGAGTATACGTATTATTTCCGGGCAACAATGAAAGACCAAACCACTTTGACATCAGATGATTATACAGTCGAACCAATTTGGAAACACTGGTCAGAGGAAGCGGCAGTTTGTGAAACAGAGCAAGGCTTAATGGTTTTATTTAAAGAAAATCCATCAAGTATCATCCCGGTCGAGTTCACCGCGAAATCAGATGAACTTGTAATCGGATTAAAACCTTCATTTGAAGCGAGCAATGTTAAAACAAAATCATCCGGCCAATTGAAAAAAGATGATTTAGAGATTATCGTTTCAAACAATCCAGTGCGTCTCGAAGTACATTTTAAAGGCAAATTAATTCTAGAATCGCATAAAATTTACCCAGCGTTACAGTGGTATACAGATAAGACTGGCGCAATCAACAAAGTGAAACTGCATTTAGATGCTCCGAAAGAAGAAGAGTATTACGGCTTCGGTGAACGATACAATGCATTAGGTCAGCGCGGGAATGTGCTTGATTGTTTTGTTTATAATCAATACCGTGATCAAGGAACAAGAACCTACATCCCGATGCCGTTTTATCATACGAATCGTGATTATAGTGTGTTCGTTGATACCGCTCGTTACACAAGTTTTGATTTAGGTAACCAACTAGCGGACAAGCATACAATTACAGTAGAAATAAATGGCTGTGACACAGATATTTGTCTTTTAATGGGAGATATTCGTAGTGCAGTAGCAAATTATATGAAGAAAACTGGGAAACCGGCGATGGTGCCAGTTTGGGCGCTTGGGCCGTGGATGTCTAGTAACAACTGGGACCGTGAATCTGTCGTTCGAACAGAAGTGGAAACAACGCAAGAATTGCAAATCCCATCAACCGTTGTCGTGTTAGAACAATGGAGCGATGAAGCGACTTATTATATGTTCAATGACGCCGAATATGACGAAAAAGCCCCATTTGAAGCATATAATTACGATGAAATTAGATTCCCTTCATGGGGTAGATGGCCAGATCCAAAAGGGATGGTTGACTATATCCATGACAACAAAATGAAGTTAATTCTTTGGCAAATTCCGATTCAAAAATACTTAAATCGCCAACAACACCCACTAAAAGACCGCGAAGAAGCCTATATGATTGAAAAAGGCTATGTAGTGAAAAATCCGGATGGCTCGCCATACCGTATTCCAGAAAATTGGTTCACAGAAAGCTTGATTATGGATTTCTCCAATGAAGAAGGAAAAAAATGGTGGTTTGACAAACGACAATACTTGATTGATATTGGGGTCGATGGCTTTAAAACAGACGGCGGCGAATTCGTCTTTGGTGAAGGTTTGCAATTTGCTGATGGTAGACGTGGTGATGAAATGCGTAATCTTTATCCAAATGACTATGTGGAAGCTTACTACCAATTTGCACAACAAAATGATGGCATGACATTTAGTCGTGCTGGCTACACTGGCGCGCAAAACTTCCCGGCGCACTGGGCTGGAGACGAACGTTCCACTTTTGATGCATTTAGAAGATCGCTCATTGCTGGACTTTCCGCTGGATTTTCGGGAATTCCGTTTTGGAGTTTTGACTTTGCAGGTTTTAACGGCGATATTCCGACGGCTGAGCTATTCATTCGTTCTGCTGAAATGGCTACTTTCTGCCCGATTATGCAGTATCATGCTGAAAGTAAAGCGGAATTTAATCAAGACCGGACACCGTGGAATATTGCTTCACGAACTGGTGACGATTCAGTTATCCCAATTTACCGCCATTTTGCGAATGTTAGAATGAATATTTTACCTTATATTTATAATGAATCATTAAAATGTGTTGAAACTGGTTTGCCGATGATGCGTGCGCTTCTGCTGGACTATAAAGAAGATCCGCGTGTTTCTGATATGTATGACCAATACTTATTCGGAGAAGCAATGCTGATCGCACCAGTAATTGAAGACGGCGTGCGCTCCAGAGAAGTTTATCTGCCAGAAGGAACTTGGTATGATTTCTGGAATGGAACAAAAGTGAACGGACCAACTTTACGAAAATGCAAAGCGGATAAAGAAGAAATTCCAGTTTTCATTCGTGGTGGAAAAGCAGTGCTATGTAATGTGGACGCTACATTGAAACTCGGCTCATGGGTTGGCAACACAGTGGAAGAATACGATACACCACTACTTAAAATTTATGTGGACGGTGATTTCACAGAAGAAATGACGGATCACTTATCCGAAAAATGGCTAGTAAAAGTAACGGAAAATGCGGACGAAGTAGTTGTTTCTGTTCAAACAAACACACCGGCATATGAAGTTGAAGTAATCGGCACGACCAAAAAAGTACAAATAAAGAAAGGGAGATAA
- a CDS encoding TIM-barrel domain-containing protein: MDASTSFAILPSNVKQKTAFERKVNQVKTASWANNCLTGTLDIGQFSCYFVNEKIARVTVNPFGEVDLTPSIAAIHDTEKQAAKFTETTDGYELHFADKEIIICKNPFQIIMKQAGKRIFQTEGLAINRYKEHQISIQSEPGTAIFGLGEKTGALNKAGSIISMWNTDVYSPHNKDTVELYQSIPFMIADTAETTYGLFYDNSHRTEFDFQSFEEMYTILAEGGQANLYVIFGEDTKEVVANYTDLTGKTPLPPKWSLGYHQSRYSYTSEEEVERIANTFKEKEIPLDCVFMDIHYMDDFRVFTFNPDTFPNGPELIARLREQNIDVVPIVDPGIKKDVDYSVYQEGIKHNYFCTKLEGSIYYGDVWPGVSAFPDFLSTTVQHWWGGLHKFYTDLGIRGIWNDMNEPSVFNESKTMDLDVVHNLDGKNVTHKEAHNLYGLYMSKATFEGLKRLVPNERPFSLTRAGYAGVQRYSAVWTGDNRSHWEHLEMSLPMIMNLGLSGVAFTGADVGGFSSDCTKEMLIRWTQAGAFLPYFRNHCVQDSIYQEPWAFGADAEKIVKQYIELRYAFLPYIYTEFQKTAESGLPLVRPLYMEFKDERDLIQVNDQFMLGENILVAPIVREGQVKRLVRLPRGLWFNYWTKEQFVGGDYIIADAPIDTMPIYIKAGTILPVGSSVQNTKETQDLTLEVYLDGDVASGYVYNDDGKSYHYESGAASKTTLTATFKNGEVLINATHQGEANLQHKVTTIQVFGEKTDKITRAGI; the protein is encoded by the coding sequence ATGGATGCTTCCACAAGTTTTGCGATTCTACCATCTAATGTAAAACAAAAAACAGCTTTCGAAAGAAAAGTAAATCAAGTGAAAACGGCTAGTTGGGCGAATAATTGCCTGACTGGCACACTTGATATCGGTCAGTTCAGTTGCTATTTTGTTAATGAAAAAATTGCTCGCGTGACGGTGAACCCATTTGGAGAAGTGGATTTAACGCCTTCGATTGCTGCGATTCACGATACGGAAAAACAAGCGGCTAAATTTACAGAAACAACGGACGGCTATGAGCTTCATTTTGCGGATAAAGAGATTATTATTTGTAAAAATCCTTTCCAAATTATTATGAAACAAGCTGGGAAGCGTATTTTCCAAACAGAAGGATTGGCAATTAATCGCTATAAAGAACACCAAATTTCGATTCAAAGCGAACCAGGAACCGCGATTTTTGGTTTAGGTGAAAAAACGGGTGCCTTGAATAAAGCCGGTTCCATTATTAGTATGTGGAACACGGATGTATACAGTCCACATAATAAAGATACAGTGGAGTTATACCAATCCATTCCTTTCATGATTGCGGATACTGCGGAAACAACCTATGGCTTATTTTATGATAATTCGCATCGTACAGAATTTGATTTCCAAAGTTTTGAAGAAATGTATACGATTTTAGCAGAAGGCGGACAAGCGAATTTATATGTTATTTTTGGTGAGGACACGAAAGAAGTTGTCGCGAATTACACTGATTTAACTGGTAAAACACCACTTCCACCAAAATGGTCATTAGGTTATCATCAATCAAGGTATAGCTACACCTCGGAAGAAGAAGTGGAACGGATTGCGAATACTTTTAAAGAAAAAGAGATTCCGCTTGACTGTGTATTCATGGATATACATTACATGGATGATTTCCGCGTATTCACTTTTAACCCGGATACTTTTCCAAATGGACCAGAATTGATTGCGCGTCTTCGGGAACAAAATATTGACGTTGTACCAATTGTCGATCCGGGAATTAAAAAAGATGTTGATTATTCTGTTTATCAAGAGGGGATCAAACATAATTATTTCTGCACTAAATTAGAAGGTTCGATTTATTATGGGGATGTTTGGCCGGGTGTCAGTGCTTTCCCTGATTTTCTAAGTACAACTGTTCAACATTGGTGGGGCGGTTTACACAAATTTTACACAGATTTAGGTATACGCGGGATTTGGAATGATATGAATGAGCCGTCTGTATTCAATGAAAGTAAAACGATGGATTTAGATGTTGTGCATAATCTGGACGGGAAAAATGTAACCCATAAAGAAGCGCATAATTTATATGGATTGTATATGAGTAAAGCTACTTTTGAAGGGTTAAAACGGCTTGTGCCAAATGAACGTCCATTTTCACTCACTCGTGCTGGTTATGCGGGTGTTCAGCGTTATTCGGCGGTTTGGACAGGAGATAATCGTAGTCACTGGGAGCATTTGGAGATGTCGCTGCCGATGATTATGAATTTAGGATTATCGGGCGTTGCGTTTACCGGTGCTGATGTTGGTGGATTTTCTTCAGATTGTACGAAAGAAATGTTGATTCGTTGGACGCAAGCTGGGGCCTTTTTACCATATTTCAGAAATCACTGTGTACAAGATAGTATTTATCAAGAGCCATGGGCGTTTGGCGCGGATGCAGAGAAAATTGTGAAACAATATATTGAATTGCGCTATGCCTTTTTACCGTATATTTATACAGAATTCCAAAAAACGGCAGAGAGTGGTTTACCGCTCGTTCGGCCGCTTTATATGGAGTTTAAAGATGAACGCGATTTAATTCAAGTGAATGATCAATTTATGCTAGGTGAAAATATCCTCGTTGCGCCAATCGTTCGTGAAGGCCAAGTGAAGCGTCTAGTTCGTTTGCCAAGAGGGCTTTGGTTTAATTATTGGACAAAAGAGCAGTTCGTGGGCGGCGACTATATTATCGCAGACGCGCCGATTGATACCATGCCAATTTACATTAAAGCGGGGACAATTCTGCCAGTTGGTAGCAGCGTTCAAAATACAAAAGAGACGCAAGATTTGACATTAGAAGTTTACTTAGATGGCGACGTAGCAAGCGGTTATGTGTATAATGATGATGGTAAAAGTTACCATTATGAAAGCGGCGCAGCATCCAAAACAACACTCACAGCTACTTTCAAAAATGGCGAAGTACTAATAAATGCTACCCATCAAGGTGAAGCAAACTTACAACATAAAGTAACTACTATACAAGTTTTTGGAGAAAAAACAGACAAAATTACAAGGGCGGGAATTTAA
- a CDS encoding glycoside hydrolase family 13 protein yields MKEKDWWKKSVVYQIYPKSFNDSNGDGVGDIQGIIEKLDYLKELGVDVIWLSPVYDSPQDDNGYDIRDYQKIYEEYGDMATFDQLLQGLHDREMKLVMDLVVNHTSDEHKWFEESRKSKDNPYRDYYFWREENEINNWGSIFSGPAWELDEKTGEYYLHLFSKKQPDLNWENPKLRQDVYNMMKFWLDKGIDGFRMDVINFISKNTDFPDGPVPDGQIYGDAGNDFCNGPRIHEFLQEMNQEVTSKYDVMTVGEMPGASTTDAQIYTNPANNEVDMIFTFEHMNLDSDGDNKWDLKPIYLPDLKENMSEWQVALQENGWNSLYWNNHDQPRIVSRFGNDNRFRVRSAKMLATCLHMMKGTPYIYQGEEIGMTNVHFETLDDYRDIETLNMYKERKEQGHSHESIMQSIYTKGRDNARTPYQWDNSENAGFTTGTPWLKVNPRYTEINNEEALKNPDSIFYYYQNLIKLRKTTEIITTGNYRLLLPKDEAIFAYERYTENEKLVVLCNFTEEEQVISDENILNEIQKGSVLVNNVPNIIEGTLRPYEAIVYQIK; encoded by the coding sequence ATGAAAGAAAAAGATTGGTGGAAAAAAAGCGTAGTGTACCAAATCTATCCAAAGAGTTTTAATGATTCAAATGGTGATGGAGTTGGTGATATTCAAGGAATTATCGAGAAATTAGATTATTTAAAAGAGCTAGGTGTGGACGTTATCTGGTTGTCCCCAGTATACGATTCGCCTCAAGATGACAATGGTTACGATATTCGCGATTATCAAAAAATTTACGAAGAGTATGGAGATATGGCGACTTTTGATCAATTACTTCAAGGTTTACACGACCGCGAAATGAAACTTGTAATGGATCTTGTTGTTAACCATACTTCTGATGAACACAAGTGGTTTGAGGAATCCAGAAAATCCAAAGACAACCCGTACAGAGATTACTATTTCTGGCGCGAGGAAAACGAAATCAATAACTGGGGCTCGATTTTCAGCGGTCCAGCATGGGAATTGGACGAAAAAACAGGTGAGTACTATTTACACCTGTTCTCCAAAAAACAGCCTGATTTAAACTGGGAAAACCCTAAATTACGCCAAGATGTATATAATATGATGAAATTCTGGCTAGATAAAGGCATTGATGGCTTCCGCATGGATGTAATTAATTTTATTTCCAAAAATACTGATTTCCCAGATGGTCCAGTACCAGATGGTCAAATTTATGGCGATGCTGGCAATGATTTTTGTAATGGACCGCGGATTCATGAGTTCTTGCAAGAAATGAACCAAGAAGTTACTTCTAAATACGATGTGATGACTGTTGGCGAAATGCCTGGTGCTAGTACAACCGACGCGCAAATTTACACGAATCCAGCAAATAATGAAGTCGATATGATTTTTACATTTGAACATATGAACTTAGATTCCGATGGCGACAATAAATGGGATCTAAAACCAATCTACTTACCAGATTTAAAAGAAAATATGTCTGAATGGCAAGTGGCGCTTCAAGAAAACGGTTGGAATAGCTTATATTGGAATAATCATGACCAACCGCGTATCGTTTCTCGTTTTGGGAATGACAATCGTTTCCGCGTTCGTTCAGCGAAAATGCTTGCAACTTGTTTGCATATGATGAAAGGAACGCCATATATTTATCAAGGTGAAGAAATTGGGATGACGAATGTTCATTTTGAAACGCTAGATGATTACCGTGATATCGAAACGCTAAACATGTACAAAGAGCGTAAGGAGCAAGGACACAGCCATGAAAGCATCATGCAGTCGATTTACACAAAAGGCCGTGACAATGCGAGAACGCCGTACCAGTGGGATAATAGCGAGAATGCTGGCTTCACAACCGGAACGCCTTGGCTTAAAGTCAACCCGCGCTATACAGAAATCAACAACGAAGAAGCGCTGAAAAACCCAGATTCCATTTTCTACTACTACCAAAATCTTATTAAGTTACGAAAAACGACTGAAATCATCACAACTGGTAATTATCGTTTGTTATTACCTAAAGATGAAGCGATTTTCGCATATGAACGCTACACAGAAAATGAAAAATTAGTGGTTTTATGTAATTTCACAGAAGAAGAACAAGTTATTTCTGATGAAAACATTTTGAACGAAATCCAAAAAGGTTCCGTGCTTGTAAACAATGTTCCTAATATTATAGAAGGAACTTTACGACCTTACGAAGCAATCGTTTATCAAATCAAGTAA
- a CDS encoding TatD family hydrolase, which produces MLFDTHVHLNDEAFDDDIEEVIKRAQENDVTRMAVVGFNKETIDRALELAEKYDFISLIVGWHPTDAITFTDEDLEWLRDLALTHPKVVALGEMGLDYHWDTSPKETQFEVFRKQIRLAKEVNLPIVIHNREATEDVVRILQEEHAEEVGGIMHCFGETVEVMEACLAMNFYISFGGTVTFKNAKLPKIAAQAIPIDRLLIETDAPYLAPTPNRGKRNEPGYVKLVAEKIAELKEMKYSEIATHSTENAKKLFKIKD; this is translated from the coding sequence TTGCTATTTGATACGCATGTACACCTCAATGACGAGGCTTTTGATGATGATATAGAAGAAGTAATAAAACGCGCACAGGAAAACGATGTGACTCGCATGGCCGTGGTGGGCTTTAATAAAGAAACAATTGACCGAGCGCTTGAATTAGCCGAGAAATATGATTTTATCTCATTAATCGTCGGCTGGCATCCCACAGACGCTATTACCTTCACAGATGAAGATTTAGAATGGCTCCGCGATTTAGCACTTACACACCCGAAAGTAGTTGCTTTAGGCGAAATGGGCTTAGATTATCACTGGGATACTTCGCCAAAAGAAACGCAATTTGAGGTTTTTAGAAAACAAATCCGTTTAGCGAAAGAAGTGAATTTACCGATAGTTATTCACAACCGCGAAGCAACAGAAGATGTTGTTCGTATTTTGCAAGAAGAGCACGCTGAAGAAGTAGGTGGAATTATGCATTGCTTTGGTGAAACTGTCGAAGTAATGGAAGCATGTCTAGCGATGAATTTTTACATTTCATTCGGAGGAACAGTCACTTTTAAAAACGCAAAATTACCAAAAATTGCAGCTCAAGCTATACCAATTGACCGTTTATTAATTGAAACTGACGCGCCGTATCTCGCTCCAACCCCAAATCGCGGAAAAAGAAATGAACCCGGATACGTCAAGTTAGTTGCCGAAAAAATTGCAGAACTGAAAGAAATGAAATATAGTGAAATCGCTACGCACTCAACAGAAAACGCAAAAAAACTATTTAAAATAAAAGATTGA
- a CDS encoding resuscitation-promoting factor — MTMENSSNVAQSSKWKLPIMIAGFVIVVALVFYFVFEGTKNDITIVNAGEKIESRTHAKTVSEALDEAGIKVSERDEIAPGKNAEIKDGMEIKYLPARQITINDNGTKKDVWSTKANVADLLKDENITTRPQDVLNVALDTKLKNGLEVNINRAIQLSLQNGAKKDTVWTTKTKVSDLLAEKNIKLDQDDRVSPAKDSNLKEKMTVEVTYVNSKAEKKNEQVKFETVYKEDDSLNKGVEKVVQEGKNGEKVVEYKVTFENGKEKKRDVIKENVTSKKTDKVVVRGTKEKVVATPVSNVSTPSTTSSSSSSTPSGGKTYRMESTAYSGGGTTAYGINLSANPGLKVIAVDPRIIPLGSKVWVEGYGEAIAGDTGGAIKGNIVDVYFPNESQCYSWGRRMVTVKVLN; from the coding sequence ATGACCATGGAAAACAGCAGTAACGTAGCCCAATCATCAAAATGGAAATTACCAATCATGATTGCAGGATTTGTTATTGTAGTAGCATTGGTTTTTTATTTCGTTTTCGAAGGAACTAAAAACGATATCACTATAGTAAACGCTGGTGAAAAAATTGAATCAAGAACACATGCGAAAACTGTTTCAGAAGCATTAGACGAAGCAGGTATTAAAGTAAGTGAACGCGATGAAATTGCGCCAGGCAAAAATGCAGAAATCAAAGACGGCATGGAAATTAAATATTTGCCAGCTCGTCAAATTACAATAAATGATAATGGTACTAAAAAAGACGTTTGGAGCACAAAAGCAAACGTAGCAGACTTGCTTAAAGATGAAAATATTACAACTCGTCCGCAAGATGTATTAAACGTAGCATTAGATACTAAATTGAAAAATGGCCTTGAAGTTAACATTAATCGTGCCATTCAACTTTCCTTACAAAACGGAGCAAAAAAAGATACAGTATGGACAACAAAAACAAAAGTTAGTGATTTACTAGCTGAGAAAAATATTAAACTTGATCAAGATGACCGTGTGTCACCTGCAAAAGACAGTAACTTAAAAGAAAAAATGACTGTAGAAGTTACATATGTCAATTCAAAAGCAGAAAAGAAAAATGAACAAGTTAAATTCGAAACAGTATATAAAGAAGACGATAGCCTAAACAAAGGCGTTGAAAAAGTCGTTCAAGAAGGTAAAAACGGCGAAAAAGTTGTTGAGTATAAAGTAACATTTGAAAATGGCAAAGAGAAAAAACGTGATGTCATTAAAGAAAATGTCACTTCTAAAAAAACTGATAAAGTAGTTGTACGTGGCACGAAAGAAAAAGTGGTAGCAACACCAGTTTCTAACGTATCTACTCCAAGTACAACGTCATCATCATCATCATCAACTCCATCAGGTGGTAAAACATACAGAATGGAATCTACTGCATATTCAGGTGGCGGTACTACAGCTTATGGTATCAACCTAAGTGCCAACCCTGGACTAAAAGTAATTGCGGTTGATCCACGAATTATTCCACTTGGCTCTAAAGTTTGGGTTGAGGGATACGGAGAAGCAATCGCTGGAGATACTGGCGGCGCTATCAAAGGAAATATCGTTGACGTGTATTTCCCAAATGAAAGTCAGTGCTATTCATGGGGTAGAAGAATGGTGACTGTCAAAGTGTTAAACTAA